From a single Candidatus Zixiibacteriota bacterium genomic region:
- a CDS encoding M14 family zinc carboxypeptidase → MRRYLATAVIHFIIVPLAVCCAVEDALGQDQWTTVAEKSDYRTTATYDEAIEYCRRLDDASDWVQMTSFGVTPQGRDMKLLVVSQEGAFTPEAARRTGKTILMIQNGIHSGEIDGKDATLALLRDIVITKERASLLDSVIIVIIPILNIDGHENRVRYTRPNQDGPDNAGFRATSQRLNLNRDYLKADSPEMKYWVLLWRQWMPHFFIDDHVTDGHDWQYVVTYSAPWQPNSDTAVRTWVKHFFDSSFTRAVRGAGYPVFPYASYVDERQIEKGVNIWVDSPRFSTGYVALWNRPGLLVEMHSLKDYKTRVLANYTALVAVLDILNARGRALQQATALADRKTAGGEIGPYPLTFERTGDSMMVEIATYESRWDSSAITGGWYPGWDHNRPITVRMPYFNVHKPRVTVVPPRAYFIPREWTEQIDLLRLHGVEFDTLVRELTAPVERYYLDSAQWETAPFESHLRVKYKTIRVDTTMSFPVGTAVVDMLQPAAKVIMQALEPQAVDCLVSWGIWNAIFERKEYIDDYMVEPLADSLLEHDAALRAEYEARLASDTAFAGSVTRKREFFYKNSSYYEHDHNWYPVTRFHARINFIPPWRDWN, encoded by the coding sequence ATGCGCAGATATCTCGCGACGGCAGTTATCCACTTCATCATCGTGCCGCTGGCAGTGTGTTGCGCCGTTGAGGATGCCCTCGGACAGGATCAATGGACCACAGTCGCGGAAAAGTCCGACTATCGTACTACCGCCACCTACGACGAGGCCATCGAGTATTGCCGTCGTCTGGATGACGCATCCGACTGGGTGCAGATGACATCCTTCGGCGTCACGCCACAAGGGCGAGACATGAAGCTGCTGGTTGTCTCCCAGGAGGGGGCGTTTACCCCGGAAGCGGCCCGGCGCACCGGCAAGACGATCCTGATGATCCAAAACGGCATCCATTCCGGGGAAATCGACGGCAAAGATGCGACACTGGCGCTGTTGCGCGACATCGTCATCACCAAAGAGCGCGCCTCGCTGCTGGACAGCGTGATCATTGTGATCATTCCGATCCTGAATATCGACGGGCACGAGAACCGGGTACGGTACACCCGCCCCAACCAGGATGGCCCCGACAATGCCGGATTCCGTGCGACGTCGCAGCGTCTCAATCTGAACCGGGATTATCTGAAGGCCGACTCGCCGGAGATGAAGTACTGGGTGCTGTTGTGGCGGCAGTGGATGCCGCACTTTTTCATCGATGACCACGTCACCGACGGGCACGACTGGCAGTATGTCGTCACCTACAGCGCCCCCTGGCAGCCCAACTCCGACACCGCCGTCCGCACCTGGGTCAAACACTTTTTCGATTCGTCGTTTACGCGCGCGGTGCGCGGCGCCGGGTATCCGGTGTTCCCATATGCGTCGTATGTCGACGAGCGCCAGATCGAGAAAGGCGTCAATATCTGGGTCGACAGCCCGCGCTTTTCGACCGGATATGTGGCGCTGTGGAATCGTCCGGGCCTGCTGGTCGAGATGCACTCGCTGAAGGACTACAAGACACGCGTTCTGGCCAATTACACGGCGCTGGTCGCGGTCCTGGACATCCTCAATGCCCGAGGGCGCGCATTGCAACAGGCGACCGCTCTGGCCGACCGCAAGACAGCCGGCGGCGAGATCGGACCGTATCCGTTGACCTTCGAACGGACCGGCGATTCGATGATGGTCGAGATCGCGACGTATGAATCGCGCTGGGATTCCAGCGCCATCACCGGGGGATGGTATCCGGGCTGGGATCACAATCGCCCGATCACCGTGCGCATGCCGTACTTTAACGTACACAAGCCCAGGGTGACGGTCGTCCCGCCGCGCGCATACTTCATCCCACGCGAGTGGACCGAACAGATCGATCTGCTGCGGCTGCACGGCGTCGAGTTCGACACGCTGGTGCGCGAGCTGACCGCACCGGTCGAGCGCTATTATCTCGACAGCGCCCAATGGGAGACTGCGCCGTTCGAATCGCACCTGAGGGTCAAATACAAAACCATCAGGGTCGACACGACCATGTCGTTCCCGGTCGGCACCGCTGTCGTCGATATGCTCCAGCCGGCGGCCAAGGTGATCATGCAGGCGCTGGAGCCGCAGGCGGTCGATTGCCTGGTGTCGTGGGGAATATGGAACGCGATCTTCGAACGCAAGGAATACATCGACGACTACATGGTCGAGCCGCTGGCCGATTCCCTTTTGGAACACGATGCCGCGCTGCGAGCGGAGTACGAAGCGCGTCTGGCCAGCGACACGGCATTTGCCGGCAGCGTTACCAGGAAGCGCGAGTTCTTCTATAAGAACTCGTCGTACTACGAGCACGACCACAACTGGTATCCGGTGACGCGCTTTCACGCGCGCATCAACTTTATCCCGCCATGGAGGGATTGGAACTGA
- a CDS encoding nitrilase-related carbon-nitrogen hydrolase: MACNPAGAATAMTATIACAFDADGLETFAAGSNAAAVDILILPELFDGGYARLESGGSSAERTARILDRLSGISRQHRLHLIGGSLALPGPDGKVRNTSVVFSNGIEIARYTKTHLFRPLRDDIHFAPGHPGEILGLQCGDETIYVGVIICYDLRFPEIVRPWFREGLTLLAVPARWPRVRDDVWKTLLRARAIENQCFVVGVDSRDDEGGGSYVFGPAGEIVFDLGPDPRPEDRPWYSFAIDTAAIDTVKSRFDTRRDAVLL, encoded by the coding sequence ATGGCATGCAATCCTGCCGGGGCGGCGACCGCCATGACCGCGACCATTGCCTGCGCCTTCGATGCCGATGGATTGGAGACTTTTGCTGCGGGCTCGAACGCCGCGGCAGTGGACATTCTGATCCTGCCGGAACTCTTCGACGGCGGATACGCGCGTCTCGAAAGCGGCGGCTCATCCGCCGAACGCACGGCACGCATTCTGGATCGGTTGTCGGGGATTTCACGTCAGCACCGGCTCCACCTGATCGGCGGATCGCTGGCGCTGCCGGGACCCGATGGCAAAGTCCGCAACACGTCGGTGGTCTTTTCCAACGGCATCGAGATCGCTCGTTACACCAAGACGCATCTGTTTCGCCCATTACGCGACGATATCCATTTTGCGCCGGGTCATCCGGGTGAGATTCTCGGACTTCAGTGCGGAGACGAAACGATCTACGTCGGCGTGATCATCTGCTACGACTTGCGCTTCCCCGAAATCGTGCGGCCGTGGTTTCGGGAGGGACTTACGCTGTTGGCGGTTCCGGCGCGCTGGCCGCGTGTGCGCGATGATGTGTGGAAGACGCTCTTGCGCGCACGCGCGATTGAGAATCAATGTTTTGTCGTCGGTGTGGACTCGCGCGACGATGAAGGCGGCGGCAGCTACGTATTTGGCCCCGCCGGAGAAATCGTCTTCGACCTCGGTCCCGATCCCCGGCCGGAGGATCGCCCGTGGTACTCATTTGCGATCGACACCGCCGCCATCGACACGGTCAAATCGCGCTTCGACACGCGGCGCGACGCCGTGCTGCTGTAG
- a CDS encoding winged helix-turn-helix transcriptional regulator, with the protein MNQIDKLVALCHHRWAIPVMAELSRLHGEAKFVQLTFRLGISPDSLKHTLRALTGQGRVRRNPGYGHPMRPEYLLTVAGQRLAPACDRLMRSAERLGLGDVVLRKWTLPTLFVLIVSQGGLRFSEMREQISPITPRALAQSLKEMEHAGLIDRDVADTYPPSVTYRVARLGRRMAPSLGRLVAGLLLKGKRCNAGTQVGRSIIAEADSIDREAPHKTRPFLDHKSGHRTPFQVRRY; encoded by the coding sequence GTGAATCAGATTGACAAGCTGGTCGCCCTGTGTCATCACCGTTGGGCGATCCCGGTCATGGCGGAGCTGTCGCGTCTGCACGGCGAAGCGAAGTTCGTGCAACTCACATTCCGGCTGGGGATCAGTCCCGATTCGCTAAAGCACACACTGCGCGCGCTGACCGGGCAGGGGCGGGTCCGTCGCAATCCCGGCTATGGGCACCCGATGCGTCCCGAATATCTGCTCACCGTGGCGGGACAACGCCTCGCTCCGGCGTGCGACCGACTGATGCGCAGCGCCGAACGCCTCGGTCTCGGCGACGTCGTTTTGCGCAAGTGGACGCTGCCGACGCTGTTCGTCCTCATTGTCTCGCAGGGCGGGCTGCGTTTTTCGGAGATGCGCGAACAAATATCGCCGATCACGCCGCGCGCGCTGGCACAGTCGCTCAAAGAAATGGAACACGCCGGACTCATCGACCGTGACGTCGCCGACACTTACCCGCCGTCAGTGACGTACCGCGTCGCTCGTTTGGGCCGACGCATGGCGCCGTCGCTGGGGCGATTGGTTGCTGGACTTCTATTGAAGGGGAAACGGTGCAATGCGGGAACACAAGTCGGACGGAGTATTATTGCTGAAGCCGATTCCATTGACCGAGAAGCCCCCCATAAGACGCGGCCATTCCTTGATCACAAGTCGGGACACAGAACTCCGTTTCAGGTGAGGCGTTATTGA
- the pckA gene encoding phosphoenolpyruvate carboxykinase (ATP) yields MNQRVGIEAAGLTNTGPIHMNLSVPLLYEAAVRRNEGVIAPDGALVVRTGQHTGRSAQDKYIVDDDSTHAHVWWGKSNVGIDPARFDALHRCVLAYLQHRELFVQDSYAGADPNHRLRVRVISEFAWASLFARTLFIRPNPRQLPSFAPDFTILHAPNFHATPELDGTRTGTFIILNMKKRLILIGGTSYAGEIKKSIFTVMNYILPLEGVFSMHCSANVGERDDVALFFGLSGTGKTTLSADPNRFLIGDDEHGWSDGGVFNFEGGCYAKVIRLSQVAEPDIYAAIHRFGAVLENVVCDPVTRALDLDDASLTENTRAAYPLEFIRNHVPTGHAGHPANIIMLTADAFGVMPPIAKLSPAQAMYYFISGYTAKLAGTEKGLGSEPQATFSTCFGAPFMALHPKVYAGLLAERMRKHNATAWLVNTGWSGGPFGVGERMSIAHTRAMVKAALSGALDKVATRPDPVFGIGVPVSCPDVPSIVLDPRSTWPDPAKYDAAARDLAKRFRDNFKQFERDVPAEVTNAGPSGG; encoded by the coding sequence ATGAACCAACGGGTCGGAATTGAAGCCGCCGGGCTGACCAATACTGGCCCGATCCACATGAACCTGTCGGTGCCGTTGCTCTACGAAGCCGCCGTGCGCCGCAACGAGGGTGTGATCGCTCCCGATGGCGCGCTGGTGGTCCGCACCGGACAGCACACCGGACGTTCGGCGCAGGATAAGTATATCGTCGATGACGACTCGACGCACGCCCATGTCTGGTGGGGCAAATCGAACGTCGGCATCGACCCTGCCAGGTTCGATGCGCTACACCGCTGCGTGCTGGCCTATTTGCAGCATCGTGAACTGTTCGTGCAGGACTCGTACGCCGGCGCCGATCCCAACCATCGCCTCCGCGTGCGCGTGATCTCCGAATTCGCCTGGGCCAGTCTCTTCGCCAGAACGCTTTTCATTCGCCCGAATCCACGACAATTGCCGTCATTCGCGCCCGACTTTACCATTTTGCACGCGCCCAACTTCCACGCGACGCCCGAGCTCGACGGCACCCGCACCGGGACCTTCATCATTCTGAACATGAAGAAGCGGCTGATTTTAATCGGCGGCACCAGCTATGCCGGTGAGATCAAAAAATCGATCTTCACGGTGATGAATTACATCCTCCCGCTCGAGGGCGTCTTCTCGATGCACTGCTCGGCGAATGTCGGCGAGCGCGACGATGTCGCGCTCTTCTTCGGGCTGTCGGGCACCGGCAAGACGACGCTGTCGGCCGATCCCAACCGTTTCCTCATCGGCGATGACGAGCACGGCTGGTCCGACGGGGGAGTCTTCAATTTCGAAGGCGGCTGCTACGCCAAGGTGATCCGGCTTTCGCAGGTCGCCGAGCCGGACATCTATGCCGCGATTCACCGCTTCGGCGCGGTGCTGGAAAATGTCGTCTGCGACCCGGTGACGCGCGCGCTCGATTTGGACGATGCCTCGCTGACGGAAAACACACGCGCCGCGTATCCGCTGGAATTCATCCGCAACCATGTCCCCACCGGACATGCCGGGCATCCTGCGAACATCATCATGCTCACCGCCGATGCCTTCGGCGTGATGCCGCCGATCGCCAAGCTCTCCCCGGCGCAGGCGATGTACTATTTCATCTCCGGATATACCGCCAAGCTCGCGGGGACCGAAAAGGGTCTGGGCAGCGAACCGCAGGCGACTTTCTCGACCTGCTTCGGAGCGCCGTTTATGGCGCTGCATCCCAAAGTCTATGCCGGGCTGCTGGCCGAACGCATGCGCAAACACAACGCCACCGCGTGGCTGGTCAACACCGGCTGGAGCGGCGGGCCGTTCGGAGTCGGCGAACGCATGTCGATCGCGCACACGCGCGCGATGGTCAAAGCGGCGCTCTCCGGCGCGCTCGACAAAGTCGCCACCCGTCCCGATCCGGTCTTCGGGATCGGCGTGCCGGTCTCCTGTCCCGATGTCCCATCCATTGTGCTCGACCCGCGCAGCACCTGGCCCGACCCGGCGAAGTACGATGCCGCCGCGCGCGATTTGGCCAAACGCTTCCGCGACAACTTCAAGCAGTTCGAGCGCGATGTCCCCGCGGAAGTGACAAACGCGGGTCCAAGCGGGGGGTGA
- a CDS encoding MOSC domain-containing protein encodes MIVSIHRVAANGGPAEELAIVPVRTNWGIEGDYRSRADKMRQLTLIEEEVLDQVGSILGHEVALGASRRQIVVRGLDLRGMIGKHLALGTVHVDVVGPCDPCERMNETIGPGGQAALGDWAGVVCCVLTGGQLRVGDSVQVLDSVSQTP; translated from the coding sequence ATGATCGTTTCAATCCATCGTGTCGCCGCCAACGGCGGCCCCGCTGAAGAGCTGGCCATCGTCCCGGTACGGACCAACTGGGGAATCGAAGGGGACTACCGTTCGCGCGCCGACAAGATGCGTCAACTGACTCTGATCGAAGAAGAGGTCCTCGATCAGGTTGGTTCGATACTGGGGCACGAGGTTGCCCTGGGAGCATCGCGCCGTCAGATCGTCGTGCGCGGGCTGGATCTCAGGGGAATGATCGGAAAGCACCTGGCACTGGGTACTGTCCACGTTGATGTCGTCGGACCATGCGATCCCTGCGAGCGCATGAACGAGACCATCGGGCCGGGTGGTCAGGCGGCCCTCGGCGACTGGGCGGGAGTGGTCTGTTGCGTCCTGACCGGTGGCCAGTTGCGCGTCGGCGACAGCGTTCAGGTGCTCGATTCGGTTTCACAAACTCCCTGA
- a CDS encoding VOC family protein translates to MTESLNYDGGLTCAYDVKDMQASIRWYENVMGFKLLYAMDEMGWCELASSVARVNVGLSQVEKPEVKGGAVLTFGVKDIEVARKTLEGQQVRFDGPTRTIEGMVKLATFYDPDGHTLMLYQSLS, encoded by the coding sequence ATGACGGAATCACTCAACTACGACGGCGGCCTCACCTGCGCCTACGACGTCAAAGACATGCAGGCGTCGATTCGCTGGTACGAGAACGTCATGGGTTTCAAACTCCTCTACGCGATGGACGAGATGGGCTGGTGCGAGCTGGCCTCATCGGTCGCGCGCGTCAATGTCGGGCTGTCGCAAGTCGAAAAGCCCGAGGTCAAAGGCGGCGCGGTATTGACGTTCGGCGTCAAAGACATTGAGGTCGCGCGCAAGACCCTCGAGGGTCAGCAGGTGCGCTTCGATGGCCCAACGCGGACGATCGAAGGCATGGTCAAGCTGGCGACCTTCTATGATCCCGATGGCCACACGCTAATGCTGTACCAGAGCTTGTCGTAG
- a CDS encoding DGQHR domain-containing protein, protein MATSKTDEARGEGWCIQKAGKRTARVKKDKSKSTLLEDRVWSVLYTMGFDFMSGDGGGRLITSASDDSSITNQLDVVAIDADVAVVVECKSAKSPRRANAFQNDLAKLSTLKKDFSSAVRKMLPDGQKRTLVFAFWLWDIELGESDRKRTEKETIAVLDKENLEYYEQLVIHLGPGAKYQFLADLLPERKVGGLESRIPALRAKMGGFTCYTFSVKPSYLLKIAYVSHRAKGKASDVNTYQRMIRKTRLKAIREYISNDGMFPTNIVLSFEDKRMLRFEPKHAETGDEGGRYGVLHLTPRYRGAWIIDGQHRLFAYSGHPLCDKSYVSVLAFEGLPANEQARLFIDINHEQKSVKRSLLHELYAELHWNADDVELRTRAIVSKVIQVLGRDPHSPFNERILLSDEPATEKRCITLEAMFSALNIPSFFVVKKDILYGPLWAVDNELTVRRASAIVNAWFLRICEHAAEWWALGKAEGGGLAMNDGVVICIAVLRSVFDHLARNGLPLVEMSEEEVIGKLDRYGHELGKYLGSLNGMEKDAFRKGHRGTQGQTLGRRTCERAIRDSIPEFNPPGLEDFVKDQSARTNERAYPIVERIEKTLKLLIVEGLRVEYQELPDGDAWWYSGIPDEVRKKASTRLEDELGKGNKEDYLELIDFRKIVLKNWEVFKDTFAYGDKGNKEKRTEWIVKVNDIRKIVMHPAKNRQVTSEDLVWLETYERWLTSRPGPEDG, encoded by the coding sequence GTGGCAACATCAAAGACTGACGAAGCCCGTGGCGAGGGTTGGTGCATCCAGAAGGCCGGAAAGAGAACGGCCCGCGTCAAAAAGGACAAGTCGAAGAGCACACTCCTTGAGGATCGTGTTTGGTCGGTCCTTTATACTATGGGATTTGATTTCATGTCTGGAGATGGCGGCGGCAGACTGATCACGTCCGCAAGCGACGACAGCTCCATCACAAATCAGCTCGACGTCGTGGCGATTGATGCCGACGTTGCAGTTGTTGTAGAATGCAAGTCCGCCAAATCACCACGCAGGGCGAACGCCTTCCAAAATGACTTGGCAAAGCTGAGCACGCTTAAGAAGGACTTCAGTTCGGCAGTCAGAAAGATGCTGCCTGACGGTCAAAAACGCACGTTGGTGTTCGCATTCTGGCTTTGGGACATTGAACTCGGCGAAAGCGACCGCAAACGCACCGAGAAAGAGACAATCGCCGTGCTTGACAAAGAGAATCTAGAGTATTACGAGCAACTGGTCATACACCTTGGCCCGGGTGCGAAATATCAGTTTCTCGCCGACTTACTACCCGAACGCAAAGTAGGCGGGTTGGAGTCCAGAATCCCCGCCCTACGCGCCAAGATGGGCGGATTCACATGCTACACGTTCTCTGTGAAGCCCAGCTATCTTCTGAAGATCGCTTATGTGTCGCATCGAGCAAAGGGCAAGGCATCCGACGTCAACACATACCAGAGAATGATCCGCAAGACACGCCTCAAGGCAATACGCGAGTATATCTCGAACGATGGTATGTTTCCAACCAACATCGTGCTGAGTTTTGAGGACAAGCGGATGCTCCGATTCGAGCCGAAGCACGCGGAAACGGGAGATGAGGGTGGGAGATATGGAGTTCTTCACTTGACTCCGAGGTATCGCGGTGCCTGGATTATCGATGGACAGCATCGATTGTTTGCCTATTCCGGACATCCACTCTGCGACAAGAGCTATGTCAGCGTGCTGGCGTTTGAGGGTCTGCCCGCGAACGAACAGGCCCGGCTCTTCATCGACATCAACCATGAGCAGAAGAGCGTCAAACGGAGCCTCCTACACGAACTCTATGCGGAGCTCCACTGGAACGCCGACGATGTGGAGCTTCGTACACGTGCCATCGTGTCAAAAGTGATACAAGTGCTTGGACGTGACCCGCATTCACCGTTCAATGAGCGCATCCTTCTTTCGGATGAGCCCGCGACTGAGAAGCGATGCATCACATTAGAGGCAATGTTCTCTGCGTTGAACATTCCCAGCTTCTTCGTTGTCAAGAAAGACATCCTGTACGGGCCGCTTTGGGCGGTCGACAATGAGCTAACTGTCAGAAGAGCATCTGCCATTGTAAATGCATGGTTTCTTAGGATCTGCGAACATGCTGCCGAATGGTGGGCGCTTGGCAAGGCTGAAGGCGGTGGACTCGCAATGAACGACGGGGTGGTCATCTGTATTGCTGTTCTCCGATCCGTGTTCGACCATTTGGCGCGGAACGGCCTCCCACTGGTTGAGATGAGTGAGGAAGAAGTGATTGGTAAGCTTGATCGCTATGGGCACGAGTTGGGAAAATACCTCGGTTCCCTCAACGGAATGGAAAAAGATGCCTTTCGAAAAGGTCACAGAGGTACCCAAGGACAGACACTCGGGAGGCGAACATGCGAAAGGGCGATAAGGGACTCCATTCCCGAGTTTAATCCCCCTGGGCTCGAGGACTTCGTCAAGGATCAGAGTGCACGCACTAACGAAAGAGCGTACCCCATTGTTGAGCGGATCGAAAAGACTCTGAAATTGCTGATTGTCGAAGGATTGCGCGTGGAATATCAGGAATTGCCGGATGGCGACGCTTGGTGGTACAGCGGTATTCCTGATGAAGTCCGCAAGAAGGCGTCTACCCGACTGGAGGATGAATTAGGCAAAGGAAACAAGGAGGATTACCTGGAGCTCATCGACTTCCGCAAGATTGTGCTTAAGAACTGGGAAGTGTTCAAGGATACGTTCGCGTATGGTGACAAGGGCAATAAAGAAAAGCGCACGGAATGGATCGTGAAGGTGAACGACATCCGCAAGATTGTAATGCATCCCGCTAAAAACCGCCAAGTTACGTCCGAGGATCTTGTATGGTTGGAGACCTACGAACGATGGTTGACGTCACGCCCGGGTCCCGAAGATGGGTAA
- a CDS encoding ABC transporter permease, whose amino-acid sequence MGLLLNYSLRNLTVRKLTTTLTVLGVGLVVFVFAAVLMLSHGLEQTLVDTGSPDNAIVVRSGATSETLSLVLRDQAGVVETQQEVAIAEDGTPVAVAEIVVLININKRANDDPSNVTIRGTTPTAFALRPGIRITEGRMFSPGTSEVIAGLSVSENFKGCGLGESARFAGREWTVVGVFDAGGTGWDSELWGDVEQVQQAFRRNIYSSMTVKLADPAQFEQMKTRLEADPRMSVTVQREVDFYRRQSVATSSFIKIMGLVISIVFSIGAMIGAMITMYAAVANRTVEIGTLRALGFSRARVLSVFLTEAMWLSLIGGGVGLVAASFMSFVTISTTNWDTFSELAFGFALSPTIIISSLIFAVVMGIAGGFLPAVRAARAKVVDSLRME is encoded by the coding sequence ATGGGACTGCTGCTCAACTATAGTCTGCGCAATCTGACCGTACGCAAGCTCACCACAACGCTGACCGTGTTGGGCGTCGGGCTGGTCGTGTTCGTGTTTGCGGCGGTGTTGATGCTGTCGCACGGTTTGGAGCAGACGTTGGTCGACACCGGCTCGCCTGACAACGCCATCGTCGTGCGCAGCGGGGCGACATCGGAGACATTGTCATTGGTGTTGCGCGATCAGGCGGGCGTGGTCGAGACACAGCAGGAAGTCGCCATCGCCGAAGACGGGACCCCCGTTGCGGTGGCCGAGATTGTCGTGCTGATCAACATCAACAAGCGCGCCAACGACGATCCCTCCAATGTCACGATTCGTGGCACGACCCCGACGGCCTTCGCGCTGCGGCCCGGCATCCGGATCACTGAAGGGCGCATGTTTAGTCCCGGCACTTCGGAAGTGATCGCCGGATTATCGGTCTCGGAAAACTTCAAGGGGTGCGGCCTCGGTGAGTCCGCACGATTTGCCGGGCGCGAATGGACCGTGGTCGGCGTCTTCGATGCGGGCGGCACCGGCTGGGATTCGGAACTGTGGGGCGATGTCGAACAGGTGCAGCAGGCGTTCCGTCGCAATATCTACTCGTCAATGACCGTCAAACTTGCCGATCCGGCGCAATTCGAACAGATGAAGACGCGCCTGGAAGCCGATCCGCGCATGAGCGTGACCGTGCAGCGCGAAGTCGATTTTTATCGCCGCCAGTCGGTCGCCACATCGTCCTTCATCAAGATCATGGGGCTGGTCATCTCCATCGTCTTTTCCATCGGCGCGATGATCGGCGCGATGATCACGATGTATGCCGCCGTGGCCAATCGCACGGTCGAGATCGGGACATTGCGGGCGCTCGGATTCTCGCGCGCGCGGGTGCTGAGCGTCTTTCTCACCGAGGCGATGTGGCTTTCGCTCATTGGCGGCGGAGTCGGACTGGTCGCCGCTTCGTTTATGTCGTTTGTCACCATCTCCACCACCAACTGGGACACCTTCTCCGAGCTCGCCTTCGGCTTCGCTTTATCCCCCACGATCATCATCAGTTCCCTGATTTTCGCCGTCGTCATGGGCATCGCCGGCGGCTTCCTGCCCGCAGTCCGCGCCGCCCGCGCGAAGGTGGTGGATTCGCTGAGGATGGAGTAG